A portion of the Mustela erminea isolate mMusErm1 chromosome 19, mMusErm1.Pri, whole genome shotgun sequence genome contains these proteins:
- the DPF1 gene encoding zinc finger protein neuro-d4 isoform X4, with product MNEIVARWAAERAAQAGLGPRAAAAAPRAGGGPAERAMATAIQNPLKSLGEDFYREAIEHCRSYNARLCAERSLRLPFLDSQTGVAQNNCYIWMEKTHRGPGLAPGQIYTYPARCWRKKRRLNILEDPRLRPCEYKIDCEAPLKKEGGLPEGPVLEALLCAETGEKKIELKEEETIMDCQKQQLLEFPHDLEVEDLEDDIPRRKNRAKGKAYGIGGLRKRQDTASLEDRDKPYVCDICGKRYKNRPGLSYHYTHTHLAEEEGEENAERHALPFHRKNNHKPKKAPDGTVIPNGYCDFCLGGSKKTGCPEDLISCADCGRSGHPSCLQFTVNMTAAVRTYRWQCIECKSCSLCGTSENDGASWAGLTPQDQLLFCDDCDRGYHMYCLSPPMAEPPEGSWSCHLCLRHLKEKASAYITLT from the exons ATGAATGAAATCGTAGCGCGCTGGGCGGCAGAGCGGGCGGCGCAGGCCGGGCTGGGCCCGCGCGCGGCGGCAGCAGCGCCCCGGGCCGGAGGCGGCCCAGCCGAGCGGGCCATGGCCACCGCCATTCAGAACCCGCTCAAGTC CCTAGGCGAGGACTTCTACCGCGAGGCCATCGAGCACTGCCGCAGCTACAACGCGCGCCTGTGTGCCGAGCGCAGCCTGCGCCTGCCCTTCCTCGACTCTCAGACTGGCGTGGCCCAGAACAACTGCTACATCTGGATGGAAAAGACCCACCGCGGTCCTG GTTTGGCCCCTGGACAGATCTACACATACCCAGCGCGCtgttggaggaagaaaaggagactcAACATCCTGGAGGACCCCAGACTCCGGCCCTGCGAGTACAAGATTG ACTGTGAGGCACCCCTGAAGAAGGAGGGCGGCCTCCCGGAAGGGCCAGTTCTTGAGGCGCTACTGTGTGCTGAGACTGGGGAGAAGAAGATTGAGTTGAAGGAGGAGGAGACCATTATGGACTGCCAG AAACAGCAGCTGCTGGAGTTTCCACATGATCTCGAGGTGGAAGACTTGGAGGATGACATTCCCAGGAGGAAGAACAGAGCTAAAGGAAAG GCATACGGCATCGGGGGTCTCCGGAAACGCCAGGACACCGCTTCCCTGGAGGACCGAGACAAGCCGTATGTCTGTGATA TCTGTGGGAAACGGTATAAGAACCGGCCAGGGCTCAGCTACCACTACACCCACACCCACCTggctgaggaggagggggaggagaacgCCGAGCGCCACGCCCTGCCCTTCCACCGGAAAAACAACCATAAAC CCAAGAAGGCACCTGACGGCACTGTCATCCCCAACGGCTACTGTGActtctgcctgggtggctccaagAAGACGGGGTGTCCCGAGGACCTCATCTCCTGTGCTGACTGTGGGCGATCAG GACACCCCTCATGTTTACAGTTTACGGTGAACATGACAGCTGCCGTGCGCACCTACCGCTGGCAGTGCATCGAGTGCAAGTCGTGCAGCTTGTGCGGCACCTCGGAGAACGAC GGTGCCAGCTGGGCGGGTCTCACCCCCCAGGACCAGCTGCTGTTTTGTGATGACTGCGATCGGGGTTACCACATGTACTGCCTGAGTCCCCCCATGGCGGAGCCCCCGGAAG gGAGCTGGAGTTGTCACCTCTGTCTTCGGCACCTGAAAGAGAAGGCCTCTGCCTACATCACTCTCACCTAG
- the DPF1 gene encoding zinc finger protein neuro-d4 isoform X1, with product MNEIVARWAAERAAQAGLGPRAAAAAPRAGGGPAERAMATAIQNPLKSLGEDFYREAIEHCRSYNARLCAERSLRLPFLDSQTGVAQNNCYIWMEKTHRGPGLAPGQIYTYPARCWRKKRRLNILEDPRLRPCEYKIDCEAPLKKEGGLPEGPVLEALLCAETGEKKIELKEEETIMDCQKQQLLEFPHDLEVEDLEDDIPRRKNRAKGKAYGIGGLRKRQDTASLEDRDKPYVCDICGKRYKNRPGLSYHYTHTHLAEEEGEENAERHALPFHRKNNHKQFYKELAWVPEAQRKHTAKKAPDGTVIPNGYCDFCLGGSKKTGCPEDLISCADCGRSGHPSCLQFTVNMTAAVRTYRWQCIECKSCSLCGTSENDGASWAGLTPQDQLLFCDDCDRGYHMYCLSPPMAEPPEGSWSCHLCLRHLKEKASAYITLT from the exons ATGAATGAAATCGTAGCGCGCTGGGCGGCAGAGCGGGCGGCGCAGGCCGGGCTGGGCCCGCGCGCGGCGGCAGCAGCGCCCCGGGCCGGAGGCGGCCCAGCCGAGCGGGCCATGGCCACCGCCATTCAGAACCCGCTCAAGTC CCTAGGCGAGGACTTCTACCGCGAGGCCATCGAGCACTGCCGCAGCTACAACGCGCGCCTGTGTGCCGAGCGCAGCCTGCGCCTGCCCTTCCTCGACTCTCAGACTGGCGTGGCCCAGAACAACTGCTACATCTGGATGGAAAAGACCCACCGCGGTCCTG GTTTGGCCCCTGGACAGATCTACACATACCCAGCGCGCtgttggaggaagaaaaggagactcAACATCCTGGAGGACCCCAGACTCCGGCCCTGCGAGTACAAGATTG ACTGTGAGGCACCCCTGAAGAAGGAGGGCGGCCTCCCGGAAGGGCCAGTTCTTGAGGCGCTACTGTGTGCTGAGACTGGGGAGAAGAAGATTGAGTTGAAGGAGGAGGAGACCATTATGGACTGCCAG AAACAGCAGCTGCTGGAGTTTCCACATGATCTCGAGGTGGAAGACTTGGAGGATGACATTCCCAGGAGGAAGAACAGAGCTAAAGGAAAG GCATACGGCATCGGGGGTCTCCGGAAACGCCAGGACACCGCTTCCCTGGAGGACCGAGACAAGCCGTATGTCTGTGATA TCTGTGGGAAACGGTATAAGAACCGGCCAGGGCTCAGCTACCACTACACCCACACCCACCTggctgaggaggagggggaggagaacgCCGAGCGCCACGCCCTGCCCTTCCACCGGAAAAACAACCATAAAC agttTTACAAAGAATTGGCCTGGGTCCCTGAGGCACAGAGGAAACACACAG CCAAGAAGGCACCTGACGGCACTGTCATCCCCAACGGCTACTGTGActtctgcctgggtggctccaagAAGACGGGGTGTCCCGAGGACCTCATCTCCTGTGCTGACTGTGGGCGATCAG GACACCCCTCATGTTTACAGTTTACGGTGAACATGACAGCTGCCGTGCGCACCTACCGCTGGCAGTGCATCGAGTGCAAGTCGTGCAGCTTGTGCGGCACCTCGGAGAACGAC GGTGCCAGCTGGGCGGGTCTCACCCCCCAGGACCAGCTGCTGTTTTGTGATGACTGCGATCGGGGTTACCACATGTACTGCCTGAGTCCCCCCATGGCGGAGCCCCCGGAAG gGAGCTGGAGTTGTCACCTCTGTCTTCGGCACCTGAAAGAGAAGGCCTCTGCCTACATCACTCTCACCTAG
- the DPF1 gene encoding zinc finger protein neuro-d4 isoform X6, whose protein sequence is MNEIVARWAAERAAQAGLGPRAAAAAPRAGGGPAERAMATAIQNPLKSLGEDFYREAIEHCRSYNARLCAERSLRLPFLDSQTGVAQNNCYIWMEKTHRGPGLAPGQIYTYPARCWRKKRRLNILEDPRLRPCEYKIDCEAPLKKEGGLPEGPVLEALLCAETGEKKIELKEEETIMDCQKQQLLEFPHDLEVEDLEDDIPRRKNRAKGKAYGIGGLRKRQDTASLEDRDKPYVCDICGKRYKNRPGLSYHYTHTHLAEEEGEENAERHALPFHRKNNHKPKKAPDGTVIPNGYCDFCLGGSKKTGCPEDLISCADCGRSGHPSCLQFTVNMTAAVRTYRWQCIECKSCSLCGTSENDDQLLFCDDCDRGYHMYCLSPPMAEPPEGSWSCHLCLRHLKEKASAYITLT, encoded by the exons ATGAATGAAATCGTAGCGCGCTGGGCGGCAGAGCGGGCGGCGCAGGCCGGGCTGGGCCCGCGCGCGGCGGCAGCAGCGCCCCGGGCCGGAGGCGGCCCAGCCGAGCGGGCCATGGCCACCGCCATTCAGAACCCGCTCAAGTC CCTAGGCGAGGACTTCTACCGCGAGGCCATCGAGCACTGCCGCAGCTACAACGCGCGCCTGTGTGCCGAGCGCAGCCTGCGCCTGCCCTTCCTCGACTCTCAGACTGGCGTGGCCCAGAACAACTGCTACATCTGGATGGAAAAGACCCACCGCGGTCCTG GTTTGGCCCCTGGACAGATCTACACATACCCAGCGCGCtgttggaggaagaaaaggagactcAACATCCTGGAGGACCCCAGACTCCGGCCCTGCGAGTACAAGATTG ACTGTGAGGCACCCCTGAAGAAGGAGGGCGGCCTCCCGGAAGGGCCAGTTCTTGAGGCGCTACTGTGTGCTGAGACTGGGGAGAAGAAGATTGAGTTGAAGGAGGAGGAGACCATTATGGACTGCCAG AAACAGCAGCTGCTGGAGTTTCCACATGATCTCGAGGTGGAAGACTTGGAGGATGACATTCCCAGGAGGAAGAACAGAGCTAAAGGAAAG GCATACGGCATCGGGGGTCTCCGGAAACGCCAGGACACCGCTTCCCTGGAGGACCGAGACAAGCCGTATGTCTGTGATA TCTGTGGGAAACGGTATAAGAACCGGCCAGGGCTCAGCTACCACTACACCCACACCCACCTggctgaggaggagggggaggagaacgCCGAGCGCCACGCCCTGCCCTTCCACCGGAAAAACAACCATAAAC CCAAGAAGGCACCTGACGGCACTGTCATCCCCAACGGCTACTGTGActtctgcctgggtggctccaagAAGACGGGGTGTCCCGAGGACCTCATCTCCTGTGCTGACTGTGGGCGATCAG GACACCCCTCATGTTTACAGTTTACGGTGAACATGACAGCTGCCGTGCGCACCTACCGCTGGCAGTGCATCGAGTGCAAGTCGTGCAGCTTGTGCGGCACCTCGGAGAACGAC GACCAGCTGCTGTTTTGTGATGACTGCGATCGGGGTTACCACATGTACTGCCTGAGTCCCCCCATGGCGGAGCCCCCGGAAG gGAGCTGGAGTTGTCACCTCTGTCTTCGGCACCTGAAAGAGAAGGCCTCTGCCTACATCACTCTCACCTAG
- the DPF1 gene encoding zinc finger protein neuro-d4 isoform X2, which translates to MNEIVARWAAERAAQAGLGPRAAAAAPRAGGGPAERAMATAIQNPLKSLGEDFYREAIEHCRSYNARLCAERSLRLPFLDSQTGVAQNNCYIWMEKTHRGPGLAPGQIYTYPARCWRKKRRLNILEDPRLRPCEYKIDCEAPLKKEGGLPEGPVLEALLCAETGEKKIELKEEETIMDCQKQQLLEFPHDLEVEDLEDDIPRRKNRAKGKAYGIGGLRKRQDTASLEDRDKPYVCDICGKRYKNRPGLSYHYTHTHLAEEEGEENAERHALPFHRKNNHKQFYKELAWVPEAQRKHTAKKAPDGTVIPNGYCDFCLGGSKKTGCPEDLISCADCGRSGHPSCLQFTVNMTAAVRTYRWQCIECKSCSLCGTSENDDQLLFCDDCDRGYHMYCLSPPMAEPPEGSWSCHLCLRHLKEKASAYITLT; encoded by the exons ATGAATGAAATCGTAGCGCGCTGGGCGGCAGAGCGGGCGGCGCAGGCCGGGCTGGGCCCGCGCGCGGCGGCAGCAGCGCCCCGGGCCGGAGGCGGCCCAGCCGAGCGGGCCATGGCCACCGCCATTCAGAACCCGCTCAAGTC CCTAGGCGAGGACTTCTACCGCGAGGCCATCGAGCACTGCCGCAGCTACAACGCGCGCCTGTGTGCCGAGCGCAGCCTGCGCCTGCCCTTCCTCGACTCTCAGACTGGCGTGGCCCAGAACAACTGCTACATCTGGATGGAAAAGACCCACCGCGGTCCTG GTTTGGCCCCTGGACAGATCTACACATACCCAGCGCGCtgttggaggaagaaaaggagactcAACATCCTGGAGGACCCCAGACTCCGGCCCTGCGAGTACAAGATTG ACTGTGAGGCACCCCTGAAGAAGGAGGGCGGCCTCCCGGAAGGGCCAGTTCTTGAGGCGCTACTGTGTGCTGAGACTGGGGAGAAGAAGATTGAGTTGAAGGAGGAGGAGACCATTATGGACTGCCAG AAACAGCAGCTGCTGGAGTTTCCACATGATCTCGAGGTGGAAGACTTGGAGGATGACATTCCCAGGAGGAAGAACAGAGCTAAAGGAAAG GCATACGGCATCGGGGGTCTCCGGAAACGCCAGGACACCGCTTCCCTGGAGGACCGAGACAAGCCGTATGTCTGTGATA TCTGTGGGAAACGGTATAAGAACCGGCCAGGGCTCAGCTACCACTACACCCACACCCACCTggctgaggaggagggggaggagaacgCCGAGCGCCACGCCCTGCCCTTCCACCGGAAAAACAACCATAAAC agttTTACAAAGAATTGGCCTGGGTCCCTGAGGCACAGAGGAAACACACAG CCAAGAAGGCACCTGACGGCACTGTCATCCCCAACGGCTACTGTGActtctgcctgggtggctccaagAAGACGGGGTGTCCCGAGGACCTCATCTCCTGTGCTGACTGTGGGCGATCAG GACACCCCTCATGTTTACAGTTTACGGTGAACATGACAGCTGCCGTGCGCACCTACCGCTGGCAGTGCATCGAGTGCAAGTCGTGCAGCTTGTGCGGCACCTCGGAGAACGAC GACCAGCTGCTGTTTTGTGATGACTGCGATCGGGGTTACCACATGTACTGCCTGAGTCCCCCCATGGCGGAGCCCCCGGAAG gGAGCTGGAGTTGTCACCTCTGTCTTCGGCACCTGAAAGAGAAGGCCTCTGCCTACATCACTCTCACCTAG
- the DPF1 gene encoding zinc finger protein neuro-d4 isoform X5, whose product MGGLSARRSAGRTDPAGTCWGQDPGSKMATVIPGPLSLGEDFYREAIEHCRSYNARLCAERSLRLPFLDSQTGVAQNNCYIWMEKTHRGPGLAPGQIYTYPARCWRKKRRLNILEDPRLRPCEYKIDCEAPLKKEGGLPEGPVLEALLCAETGEKKIELKEEETIMDCQKQQLLEFPHDLEVEDLEDDIPRRKNRAKGKAYGIGGLRKRQDTASLEDRDKPYVCDICGKRYKNRPGLSYHYTHTHLAEEEGEENAERHALPFHRKNNHKQFYKELAWVPEAQRKHTAKKAPDGTVIPNGYCDFCLGGSKKTGCPEDLISCADCGRSGHPSCLQFTVNMTAAVRTYRWQCIECKSCSLCGTSENDDQLLFCDDCDRGYHMYCLSPPMAEPPEGSWSCHLCLRHLKEKASAYITLT is encoded by the exons ATGGGCGGCCTCAGCGCCCGCCGGAGTGCTGGGAGGACCGACCCGGCGGGGACCTGCTGGGGGCAGGACCCGGGGAGCAAGATGGCCACGGTCATCCCCGGCCCCCTGAG CCTAGGCGAGGACTTCTACCGCGAGGCCATCGAGCACTGCCGCAGCTACAACGCGCGCCTGTGTGCCGAGCGCAGCCTGCGCCTGCCCTTCCTCGACTCTCAGACTGGCGTGGCCCAGAACAACTGCTACATCTGGATGGAAAAGACCCACCGCGGTCCTG GTTTGGCCCCTGGACAGATCTACACATACCCAGCGCGCtgttggaggaagaaaaggagactcAACATCCTGGAGGACCCCAGACTCCGGCCCTGCGAGTACAAGATTG ACTGTGAGGCACCCCTGAAGAAGGAGGGCGGCCTCCCGGAAGGGCCAGTTCTTGAGGCGCTACTGTGTGCTGAGACTGGGGAGAAGAAGATTGAGTTGAAGGAGGAGGAGACCATTATGGACTGCCAG AAACAGCAGCTGCTGGAGTTTCCACATGATCTCGAGGTGGAAGACTTGGAGGATGACATTCCCAGGAGGAAGAACAGAGCTAAAGGAAAG GCATACGGCATCGGGGGTCTCCGGAAACGCCAGGACACCGCTTCCCTGGAGGACCGAGACAAGCCGTATGTCTGTGATA TCTGTGGGAAACGGTATAAGAACCGGCCAGGGCTCAGCTACCACTACACCCACACCCACCTggctgaggaggagggggaggagaacgCCGAGCGCCACGCCCTGCCCTTCCACCGGAAAAACAACCATAAAC agttTTACAAAGAATTGGCCTGGGTCCCTGAGGCACAGAGGAAACACACAG CCAAGAAGGCACCTGACGGCACTGTCATCCCCAACGGCTACTGTGActtctgcctgggtggctccaagAAGACGGGGTGTCCCGAGGACCTCATCTCCTGTGCTGACTGTGGGCGATCAG GACACCCCTCATGTTTACAGTTTACGGTGAACATGACAGCTGCCGTGCGCACCTACCGCTGGCAGTGCATCGAGTGCAAGTCGTGCAGCTTGTGCGGCACCTCGGAGAACGAC GACCAGCTGCTGTTTTGTGATGACTGCGATCGGGGTTACCACATGTACTGCCTGAGTCCCCCCATGGCGGAGCCCCCGGAAG gGAGCTGGAGTTGTCACCTCTGTCTTCGGCACCTGAAAGAGAAGGCCTCTGCCTACATCACTCTCACCTAG
- the DPF1 gene encoding zinc finger protein neuro-d4 isoform X3 — MGGLSARRSAGRTDPAGTCWGQDPGSKMATVIPGPLSLGEDFYREAIEHCRSYNARLCAERSLRLPFLDSQTGVAQNNCYIWMEKTHRGPGLAPGQIYTYPARCWRKKRRLNILEDPRLRPCEYKIDCEAPLKKEGGLPEGPVLEALLCAETGEKKIELKEEETIMDCQKQQLLEFPHDLEVEDLEDDIPRRKNRAKGKAYGIGGLRKRQDTASLEDRDKPYVCDICGKRYKNRPGLSYHYTHTHLAEEEGEENAERHALPFHRKNNHKQFYKELAWVPEAQRKHTAKKAPDGTVIPNGYCDFCLGGSKKTGCPEDLISCADCGRSGHPSCLQFTVNMTAAVRTYRWQCIECKSCSLCGTSENDGASWAGLTPQDQLLFCDDCDRGYHMYCLSPPMAEPPEGSWSCHLCLRHLKEKASAYITLT, encoded by the exons ATGGGCGGCCTCAGCGCCCGCCGGAGTGCTGGGAGGACCGACCCGGCGGGGACCTGCTGGGGGCAGGACCCGGGGAGCAAGATGGCCACGGTCATCCCCGGCCCCCTGAG CCTAGGCGAGGACTTCTACCGCGAGGCCATCGAGCACTGCCGCAGCTACAACGCGCGCCTGTGTGCCGAGCGCAGCCTGCGCCTGCCCTTCCTCGACTCTCAGACTGGCGTGGCCCAGAACAACTGCTACATCTGGATGGAAAAGACCCACCGCGGTCCTG GTTTGGCCCCTGGACAGATCTACACATACCCAGCGCGCtgttggaggaagaaaaggagactcAACATCCTGGAGGACCCCAGACTCCGGCCCTGCGAGTACAAGATTG ACTGTGAGGCACCCCTGAAGAAGGAGGGCGGCCTCCCGGAAGGGCCAGTTCTTGAGGCGCTACTGTGTGCTGAGACTGGGGAGAAGAAGATTGAGTTGAAGGAGGAGGAGACCATTATGGACTGCCAG AAACAGCAGCTGCTGGAGTTTCCACATGATCTCGAGGTGGAAGACTTGGAGGATGACATTCCCAGGAGGAAGAACAGAGCTAAAGGAAAG GCATACGGCATCGGGGGTCTCCGGAAACGCCAGGACACCGCTTCCCTGGAGGACCGAGACAAGCCGTATGTCTGTGATA TCTGTGGGAAACGGTATAAGAACCGGCCAGGGCTCAGCTACCACTACACCCACACCCACCTggctgaggaggagggggaggagaacgCCGAGCGCCACGCCCTGCCCTTCCACCGGAAAAACAACCATAAAC agttTTACAAAGAATTGGCCTGGGTCCCTGAGGCACAGAGGAAACACACAG CCAAGAAGGCACCTGACGGCACTGTCATCCCCAACGGCTACTGTGActtctgcctgggtggctccaagAAGACGGGGTGTCCCGAGGACCTCATCTCCTGTGCTGACTGTGGGCGATCAG GACACCCCTCATGTTTACAGTTTACGGTGAACATGACAGCTGCCGTGCGCACCTACCGCTGGCAGTGCATCGAGTGCAAGTCGTGCAGCTTGTGCGGCACCTCGGAGAACGAC GGTGCCAGCTGGGCGGGTCTCACCCCCCAGGACCAGCTGCTGTTTTGTGATGACTGCGATCGGGGTTACCACATGTACTGCCTGAGTCCCCCCATGGCGGAGCCCCCGGAAG gGAGCTGGAGTTGTCACCTCTGTCTTCGGCACCTGAAAGAGAAGGCCTCTGCCTACATCACTCTCACCTAG
- the DPF1 gene encoding zinc finger protein neuro-d4 isoform X7, protein MEKTHRGPGLAPGQIYTYPARCWRKKRRLNILEDPRLRPCEYKIDCEAPLKKEGGLPEGPVLEALLCAETGEKKIELKEEETIMDCQKQQLLEFPHDLEVEDLEDDIPRRKNRAKGKAYGIGGLRKRQDTASLEDRDKPYVCDICGKRYKNRPGLSYHYTHTHLAEEEGEENAERHALPFHRKNNHKQFYKELAWVPEAQRKHTAKKAPDGTVIPNGYCDFCLGGSKKTGCPEDLISCADCGRSGHPSCLQFTVNMTAAVRTYRWQCIECKSCSLCGTSENDGASWAGLTPQDQLLFCDDCDRGYHMYCLSPPMAEPPEGSWSCHLCLRHLKEKASAYITLT, encoded by the exons ATGGAAAAGACCCACCGCGGTCCTG GTTTGGCCCCTGGACAGATCTACACATACCCAGCGCGCtgttggaggaagaaaaggagactcAACATCCTGGAGGACCCCAGACTCCGGCCCTGCGAGTACAAGATTG ACTGTGAGGCACCCCTGAAGAAGGAGGGCGGCCTCCCGGAAGGGCCAGTTCTTGAGGCGCTACTGTGTGCTGAGACTGGGGAGAAGAAGATTGAGTTGAAGGAGGAGGAGACCATTATGGACTGCCAG AAACAGCAGCTGCTGGAGTTTCCACATGATCTCGAGGTGGAAGACTTGGAGGATGACATTCCCAGGAGGAAGAACAGAGCTAAAGGAAAG GCATACGGCATCGGGGGTCTCCGGAAACGCCAGGACACCGCTTCCCTGGAGGACCGAGACAAGCCGTATGTCTGTGATA TCTGTGGGAAACGGTATAAGAACCGGCCAGGGCTCAGCTACCACTACACCCACACCCACCTggctgaggaggagggggaggagaacgCCGAGCGCCACGCCCTGCCCTTCCACCGGAAAAACAACCATAAAC agttTTACAAAGAATTGGCCTGGGTCCCTGAGGCACAGAGGAAACACACAG CCAAGAAGGCACCTGACGGCACTGTCATCCCCAACGGCTACTGTGActtctgcctgggtggctccaagAAGACGGGGTGTCCCGAGGACCTCATCTCCTGTGCTGACTGTGGGCGATCAG GACACCCCTCATGTTTACAGTTTACGGTGAACATGACAGCTGCCGTGCGCACCTACCGCTGGCAGTGCATCGAGTGCAAGTCGTGCAGCTTGTGCGGCACCTCGGAGAACGAC GGTGCCAGCTGGGCGGGTCTCACCCCCCAGGACCAGCTGCTGTTTTGTGATGACTGCGATCGGGGTTACCACATGTACTGCCTGAGTCCCCCCATGGCGGAGCCCCCGGAAG gGAGCTGGAGTTGTCACCTCTGTCTTCGGCACCTGAAAGAGAAGGCCTCTGCCTACATCACTCTCACCTAG